In a genomic window of uncultured Flavobacterium sp.:
- a CDS encoding multidrug efflux RND transporter permease subunit yields the protein MDNFFVRRPIVAIVLSIFIVIIGGLSILGTPIAQYPEIAPPLVQVSTSYRGANALNVEQAVATPIEQKVNGVENMLYMQSTNTGDGSMTLNITFDMGTDLDIATMLTQNRVNEATNKLPNDVKTTGVTTKKSLSMPLLIISLFSPEKTFDNNFLTNYANINIVDALARIKGVGEVTLYGGSSYAMRIWVKPDIMSKYNLTVPDIIQAIKEQNAISPGGKFGAPPAKDNNEFTYNVTLKDRLVNPEDFENIILKSNINNQQVRLKDVGTVTLGTESYASVARLNGSPAGTIGIKQMPGSNALEVAANVKKTIEQLSKRFPQDLKYRVSLDTTLAISEGINEIMHTLVEAIILVIIVVFIFLQNWRATLIPLVTVPVSLVGVFMLFPLLGFSVNVLSLLGLVLAIGIVVDDAIVVVEAVMHHIEQGMSPKDATNQAMKEVSGPVIAIAIVLTAVFIPVALTPGITGRLYQQFAITIAISVIFSALSALTLSPALCSLLLKPNQEAKGWLGKFFAAFNRKFSSFTDKYTGFSGFLIKKMARSFIFIGILIGAIILLGGKIPGGFVPEEDQGYMFVNIELPGASSLERTNKVIQKIEHILAKNDGVEYYTSVAGFSLIKNSVATNNGFFFVALKEWKERKQDVFQILKEVNGKVVFGIPEATVFAFGPPPITGIGNAAGFSMMLQDKEGNTPQYLFENSQRFMAEAKKRPEIGTIRTTFNPNVPQISLDVDREKVTELGLSLSDVNLAIGASLGGQYINEFNKFGRQYIVLLQADPSFTVNPEDINKIFVRSKSNKMIPISSIATIRKESGPEFTTRFNLYRAAEIGGTPAPGFTSAQAMTALEETAQKTLPAAMSYEWANMSYQEKQAEGKGNTVFIMALVFVFLILAAQYESWKLPFSVLLGTPFAVFGAFLGLYICRFFSPDYVNNVFAQIGLVMLIGLAAKNAILIVEFAKEEYEKGMPVKEAALYAAKLRFRPILMTAFAFILGVVPLLTATGAGAQARKVMGMTVFSGMLVATILGVCLIPVLFVFIETFGKKPSKEIDEPKKEEP from the coding sequence ATGGATAATTTTTTTGTAAGAAGACCGATAGTCGCCATCGTGCTATCCATATTTATCGTTATTATTGGAGGGCTTTCAATCCTTGGAACTCCCATTGCACAATATCCCGAAATTGCACCGCCTTTGGTACAAGTTTCAACTAGTTATAGAGGTGCAAATGCCTTAAATGTAGAGCAAGCCGTTGCCACACCAATTGAACAAAAAGTAAACGGAGTTGAAAACATGCTCTACATGCAATCCACCAATACCGGAGATGGAAGTATGACTCTGAACATTACATTTGATATGGGAACTGATTTGGATATCGCAACAATGCTTACCCAAAACAGAGTAAATGAAGCCACCAACAAACTCCCAAACGATGTAAAAACAACGGGAGTTACGACCAAAAAGTCGCTTTCGATGCCTTTGCTTATTATATCATTATTCTCTCCCGAAAAAACATTCGACAATAACTTTTTAACCAATTACGCCAATATCAATATTGTAGATGCATTGGCGCGTATTAAAGGTGTTGGAGAAGTTACACTCTACGGAGGAAGTAGTTATGCAATGAGAATTTGGGTCAAGCCCGATATCATGTCCAAATACAATCTGACAGTTCCCGATATTATTCAGGCGATTAAAGAACAAAATGCGATTTCGCCAGGAGGAAAATTTGGAGCACCACCAGCAAAAGACAATAATGAATTTACCTATAATGTAACGCTAAAAGATCGTTTAGTAAATCCTGAAGATTTTGAAAATATCATTCTAAAATCAAACATCAACAATCAACAAGTTCGTTTAAAAGATGTTGGAACCGTGACTTTAGGAACTGAAAGTTATGCATCAGTCGCCAGACTAAACGGAAGTCCTGCAGGAACAATTGGAATTAAACAAATGCCAGGTTCTAATGCCTTAGAAGTTGCTGCCAATGTCAAAAAAACCATCGAACAATTAAGCAAACGTTTCCCGCAGGATTTAAAATATCGGGTTTCATTAGATACAACCCTCGCCATTTCTGAAGGAATAAACGAAATCATGCACACACTTGTAGAAGCGATTATATTGGTAATTATAGTAGTTTTTATCTTTTTGCAAAACTGGCGTGCAACGCTGATTCCGTTAGTAACCGTTCCTGTTTCCTTGGTTGGAGTTTTCATGCTTTTCCCACTATTAGGATTCTCAGTAAACGTACTTTCACTTTTAGGATTAGTACTCGCGATTGGTATTGTGGTCGATGATGCAATTGTCGTCGTCGAGGCCGTAATGCATCATATCGAACAAGGAATGTCTCCAAAAGACGCTACAAATCAGGCGATGAAAGAAGTTTCGGGTCCCGTAATTGCCATCGCAATTGTATTAACCGCCGTATTTATTCCCGTTGCGTTAACACCCGGAATTACTGGACGACTTTATCAGCAATTTGCCATTACGATTGCGATTTCGGTAATATTTTCCGCTTTAAGCGCCTTAACTTTAAGTCCCGCATTATGTTCTTTATTACTAAAACCCAATCAGGAAGCAAAAGGCTGGCTTGGAAAATTCTTTGCCGCTTTCAATCGAAAATTTTCATCCTTTACAGATAAATACACCGGATTTTCAGGTTTTCTAATCAAGAAAATGGCTCGAAGTTTTATTTTCATCGGAATACTGATTGGAGCCATTATTCTCTTGGGAGGAAAAATTCCGGGTGGATTCGTTCCCGAGGAAGATCAAGGATATATGTTTGTAAATATCGAATTACCCGGCGCTTCATCCTTAGAAAGAACCAATAAAGTGATTCAGAAAATTGAACATATTTTAGCTAAAAATGATGGTGTCGAATATTATACTTCTGTTGCCGGATTTAGTTTAATCAAAAACTCGGTTGCAACCAATAACGGATTCTTTTTCGTAGCCTTGAAAGAATGGAAAGAACGTAAACAAGACGTTTTTCAGATTCTAAAAGAAGTAAATGGAAAAGTAGTTTTTGGAATTCCCGAAGCAACCGTCTTTGCTTTTGGTCCACCGCCAATTACCGGAATTGGTAATGCCGCAGGATTCTCAATGATGCTTCAGGATAAGGAAGGAAATACACCTCAATATCTCTTTGAAAACTCACAACGTTTTATGGCTGAAGCTAAGAAACGACCGGAAATTGGAACAATCCGAACGACCTTTAATCCAAATGTACCACAAATTAGTCTTGATGTCGATCGCGAAAAAGTTACAGAACTTGGGCTTTCTCTTTCAGATGTCAATCTCGCTATTGGTGCCAGTTTAGGAGGTCAATATATTAATGAATTCAACAAATTTGGACGTCAATATATTGTATTACTTCAGGCAGATCCAAGTTTTACAGTAAATCCCGAAGACATAAATAAGATTTTTGTTCGAAGTAAAAGCAACAAAATGATTCCGATTTCGAGTATTGCGACCATTCGAAAAGAAAGCGGACCAGAATTTACGACCCGATTTAATTTGTATAGGGCCGCAGAAATTGGTGGAACGCCCGCGCCCGGATTTACTTCCGCGCAAGCGATGACTGCTTTAGAAGAAACCGCTCAAAAAACCTTGCCAGCAGCGATGAGTTATGAATGGGCGAATATGAGTTATCAGGAAAAACAAGCCGAAGGAAAAGGAAATACAGTATTCATCATGGCACTTGTTTTTGTATTCCTGATTTTGGCAGCACAATACGAAAGTTGGAAATTGCCATTTAGCGTACTTCTGGGAACTCCTTTTGCTGTTTTTGGCGCATTTTTAGGATTATACATCTGTCGCTTTTTTAGTCCGGATTATGTCAATAATGTCTTTGCACAAATTGGACTTGTTATGCTTATTGGACTCGCCGCCAAAAACGCCATTTTGATTGTCGAATTTGCCAAAGAAGAATATGAAAAAGGAATGCCGGTAAAAGAAGCAGCTTTATACGCAGCCAAACTTCGTTTCCGTCCAATTCTAATGACAGCATTTGCATTTATTTTGGGAGTTGTGCCTTTGTTAACCGCAACCGGAGCCGGAGCTCAAGCAAGAAAAGTAATGGGAATGACCGTTTTTAGCGGTATGCTCGTCGCCACCATTTTAGGAGTCTGTTTGATTCCGGTGTTATTTGTATTTATTGAAACTTTTGGAAAGAAACCTTCAAAAGAAATTGATGAACCTAAAAAGGAAGAGCCATGA
- a CDS encoding efflux transporter outer membrane subunit: MKNLKLIVAVLLMAVFPYGCMVGPKYKQPEQPKPETFLHGDHSTDTTNTVRTIKWSTIFNDPVLIGLIEKGLQNNFDLKIAISRLEQARANLGVAKADLYPSFQYSGQVNSAETFAMPNSAFANMSWELDFWGKYRHQNKAFLNDLLASDEARKVVLSDIVSNIAISYFELRDFDNQLEITIHTLETRQKAYDIINERFKSGYVAELDKVQIEQQVAIAEANIPAIKRQITALENSISILIGQVPQPIERGKTNSELLILTTFPTSIPSALLENRPDVKATELLYRSANERIGVAQAMQYPSFNIAALAGFTSVMVADLFNDASYLQNVGAGVTGPIFNFGKNKRRVEVNRQIAEERKLNFQKTYLIAISEVENSLQNVAMYKEEWAARNRQVIAAQTNYDLSNARYYNGYVSYLEVLDAQRSLFEAQLSLSQLTQKQLTSMIQLYKALGGGWN, encoded by the coding sequence ATGAAAAATCTAAAATTAATAGTAGCAGTACTTTTGATGGCCGTTTTTCCTTATGGATGTATGGTTGGACCAAAATACAAGCAACCCGAACAACCTAAACCGGAAACTTTTTTGCATGGTGATCATAGTACGGACACAACAAATACGGTGCGAACCATAAAATGGTCAACAATCTTTAATGATCCCGTTTTAATTGGATTAATCGAAAAAGGGCTTCAAAACAACTTCGATTTAAAGATCGCTATTTCACGATTAGAGCAAGCCAGAGCCAATCTGGGAGTTGCTAAAGCCGACTTATATCCTTCTTTTCAATATTCAGGACAAGTAAATAGTGCTGAAACGTTTGCAATGCCTAATTCTGCTTTTGCAAACATGTCATGGGAATTGGATTTTTGGGGAAAATACCGTCATCAGAACAAAGCCTTTCTAAATGATCTTTTGGCTTCTGATGAAGCTCGAAAAGTAGTACTTTCAGATATCGTAAGTAATATTGCGATTTCGTATTTTGAATTACGTGATTTTGACAATCAATTGGAAATCACGATTCATACTTTAGAAACAAGACAAAAAGCTTATGATATTATAAACGAACGTTTTAAAAGTGGTTATGTTGCTGAATTAGATAAAGTTCAAATCGAACAACAAGTTGCAATTGCCGAAGCTAATATTCCTGCTATTAAAAGACAAATTACAGCACTTGAAAATTCGATTTCAATTTTAATCGGACAAGTTCCGCAACCTATAGAAAGAGGAAAAACCAATAGCGAATTATTGATTCTCACTACTTTTCCAACTTCAATTCCATCTGCTTTGCTCGAAAACCGACCTGACGTAAAAGCCACTGAACTTTTGTACCGTTCTGCAAACGAAAGAATTGGTGTTGCACAAGCCATGCAATATCCATCTTTTAATATTGCGGCTTTGGCTGGTTTTACGAGTGTTATGGTTGCAGATTTATTTAACGATGCTTCGTATTTACAAAATGTTGGCGCAGGAGTTACAGGTCCAATTTTCAATTTCGGAAAAAACAAACGTCGTGTCGAAGTTAACCGTCAAATTGCCGAAGAACGCAAACTGAACTTTCAAAAAACTTATTTAATAGCTATTTCTGAAGTTGAAAATTCGCTTCAAAATGTAGCGATGTACAAAGAAGAATGGGCTGCAAGAAACAGACAAGTCATAGCTGCCCAAACAAATTATGATTTATCAAATGCCAGATATTACAATGGTTACGTTTCATATCTGGAAGTTCTGGATGCACAAAGATCACTATTTGAAGCACAACTTAGCCTTTCTCAATTGACACAAAAACAATTAACCTCAATGATCCAATTGTATAAAGCA
- a CDS encoding efflux RND transporter periplasmic adaptor subunit gives MLTILTFILMNALKLPKPIFPILLFLLFFISCKKEQPKAPPPIQAPFVTVKSEDVPIYKDFAGQTFGELDIELIARVDGILTGVYFKEGQKVKKGQLLYTIDPLEYETKVEQARGQVAVAQSSLVNANEELKRIRPLADMNAVSKRELDAAVAKDKAARSNYASMQASLKNQEIERGYCNIKSPIDGVIGLSNARLGDYITKLGNASRLNMVSKLDKVRVQFTVSESDYLKYQKSTKQGEKITDLQLILSDGSIHPEKGTLNFSDTKIDPTTGTVTIEAQFPNPDGTLRSGQFGKVRVLIRTAKDAIVIPQKAVTEIQGLFQVSIIDDKNTIQTRMVEVGQKTGVDWIITKGLKPNERVAIIGNQFIQPGSTVAPVPYVADKKQIASSQND, from the coding sequence ATGTTAACAATTTTAACATTTATACTTATGAATGCTTTAAAACTACCAAAACCAATCTTCCCAATTCTCCTTTTTCTACTCTTTTTTATTTCTTGCAAAAAAGAACAACCGAAAGCGCCGCCGCCCATTCAGGCTCCTTTTGTCACAGTAAAAAGTGAAGATGTCCCAATTTATAAAGATTTTGCCGGACAAACTTTTGGCGAATTAGACATTGAATTAATTGCACGAGTAGACGGAATATTGACTGGAGTATATTTTAAAGAAGGTCAAAAAGTTAAAAAAGGTCAATTGCTTTATACAATTGATCCGTTAGAATATGAAACTAAAGTTGAACAAGCTCGCGGACAGGTTGCTGTTGCACAAAGTAGCTTGGTAAATGCTAACGAAGAATTAAAAAGAATTAGGCCACTTGCTGATATGAATGCCGTAAGTAAGCGAGAATTAGACGCCGCAGTTGCAAAAGACAAAGCCGCAAGATCTAATTATGCCAGTATGCAGGCAAGTTTAAAAAATCAGGAAATAGAAAGAGGTTATTGCAATATTAAATCTCCAATCGATGGCGTTATCGGACTTTCGAATGCCAGATTAGGAGACTACATTACCAAATTAGGTAATGCCTCGAGATTGAATATGGTTTCGAAGCTTGATAAAGTAAGAGTGCAATTTACAGTTAGTGAATCTGATTATCTTAAATACCAAAAAAGCACTAAACAAGGAGAGAAAATCACGGATCTTCAGCTAATATTATCAGACGGAAGTATTCATCCTGAAAAAGGAACTCTGAATTTTTCGGATACTAAAATAGATCCCACAACAGGAACAGTAACTATTGAAGCACAATTTCCAAATCCTGACGGAACTTTGCGTTCAGGGCAATTTGGAAAAGTTCGTGTTCTGATTCGCACAGCAAAAGATGCAATCGTAATTCCTCAAAAAGCAGTTACCGAAATTCAGGGACTATTTCAGGTTTCTATAATTGATGATAAAAACACTATTCAAACCCGAATGGTCGAAGTAGGTCAAAAAACTGGTGTTGACTGGATTATTACAAAAGGACTTAAGCCTAATGAAAGAGTAGCTATAATTGGTAATCAGTTTATTCAACCCGGATCAACTGTTGCCCCAGTTCCTTATGTAGCCGACAAAAAACAGATTGCATCATCTCAAAACGACTAA